One Gammaproteobacteria bacterium genomic window, AAAAACATCAGCACCGGGAGAATACAGAGTCATTCGTAGAAATGGGATGATTACCGGTTTTGATAAGTCCAAGATTTCAGTCGCAATGACAAAAGCATTTTTGGCGGTCGAAGGTGGTCAGGCAGCTGCTTCACGCAGAATCAGGGAAATTGTTGAAAAACTGACTGAAGATGTGGTTCGTGGTTTATTCAGAAACCTAGATGACGGCGGAACCATTCATATCGAAGATATTCAGGATCAGGTTGAATTAGCATTGATGCGAGCCGGTGAACACAAGGTCGCCCGTGATTATGTTTTGTATCGTGCCAAACAAGCCGAGAAAAGAGAAAAAAATAAAGCCAAATCCAAGAAAAAATCAACCGGTCCTGCAATTCATGTTATAGGTAATGATGGTGAGAAAAAACTTCTTGATGCCGGTCGTTTGGAAGTCATTATTTCAGAATCTGTTGAAGGACTTGCCGGCGTTGATAAAGAATTGATTCTGAAAGATGCTTATCGCAATATTTTTGATGGTATCGCTGAAAAGGACTTGAGTTCGGCAATCATCATGAGTGCCAGACAACACATCGAGAAAGACCCGAATTATTCACGAGTTGCAGCCAGATTGTTGCTAGACAGCCTTAGAAAAGAGGCATTATCTTTTCTTTATGGGGAAGAAAGAGAAGCGACTCAATCACAAATGGTTGAACTTTATCCGTCCAGCTTTAAAAAATACATTCACAAAGCGGTTGAATTGGAATTATTGTCGCCTGAATTGACTAATTATGATTTAGATAAACTCGGTCAGGCTATCAAACCGGAACGAGATTTGAATTTCACCTATTTGGGTTTTCAAACTCTGTATGACAGATATTTTATTCATAGTGGCAAAAATCGTATCGAGCTTCCGCAAAGTTTCTTTATGCGCGTGTCCATGGGACTGGCAATCAACGAAGTTGACAGAGAAGAACGCGCCATTGAGTTCTACAACTTGCTGAGTTCGTTTGATTTTATGAGCTCAACGCCGACTTTGTTTAACTCGGGAACTTTACGTCCACAGCTATCAAGCTGTTATCTGACAACTGTTCCTGATGATTTGAAAGGAATATTCAGTGCGATTACCGATGATGCTTTATTGTCTAAATATGCCGGTGGCTTAGGAAATGACTGGTCACGGGTTCGTGGTTTAGGGGCTCGTATTAAAGGTACAAACGGCGAATCGCAAGGGGTTGTGCCATTCCTTAAAGTGGCGAATGACACAGCAGTTGCTGTTAATCAAGGCGGAAAACGCAAAGGTGCTATGTGTGCTTATTTGGAAAGCTGGCACATTGACATCGAAGAGTTTCTGGATTTACGTAAAAACACCGGTGATGATCGTCGCAGAACTCATGATATGAATACAGCCAACTGGATTCCGGATTTGTTTATGGAAAGAGTGGCGGAAGAAAAAAGCTGGACATTGTTTTCGCCGGAAGAAGTTCCGGAACTGCATGATTTATACGGTCAGAAATTCCGTGAAAAGTACGAAGAGTATGAGCAAAAAGCTCAAGCCGGAGGAGTTACAAATTTCCGAGTGATTCAGGCGAAAGACTTATGGCGTAAAATGTTGGGAATGCTGTTTGAAACTGGTCATCCTTGGTTGACTTTCAAAGACCCTTGTAACATTCGTTCGCCACAGCAACACATGGGTGTGGTTCACAGTTCCAATCTCTGTACTGAAATTACATTAAATACTTCAGATGATGAAATAGCAGTTTGTAACTTAGGTTCTGTCAATTTGCCACATCACACAACTGAAAACGGAATTGACTATGAAAAGCTGGAAAAAACCGTAACAACAGCCATGCGTATGTTGGACAATGTGATTGATTACAACTTCTACAGCGTGCCACAGGCGAGACGTTCCAATTTGAGACACAGACCGGTTGGAATTGGTTTGATGGGTTTTCAGGATGCATTGTACAAACAACAACTAGCCTACACATCAGAACAGGCGATTCAATTTGCTGATGAATCAATGGAAGCAGTTTCATATTATGCTTTATCCGCATCCAGTGATTTGGCAGCAGAAAGAGGAACTTATCCCAGTTATGAAGGTTCATTGTGGTCGCAAGGAATCTTACCGATTGATTCCATAGATATGCTGGAAAAAGAAAGAGGACATTTTATTCAAATGGATAAATCCTCGACAATGGACTGGGATCAATTGCGCAAGAAAATTAAAAAACAAGGAATGCGTAATTCCAACACCATGGCGATTGCACCAACCGCGACCATTTCCAATATTTCCGGTGTTTCGCAATCAATCGAACCGATTTATCAGAACTTATTTGTTAAATCGAATTTATCCGGTGAATTTACCATTGTGAACCCATATTTGGTTCAGGACTTCAAGGATTTGGATATCTGGGATGATGTGATGATTAATGATTTGAAATATTTTGACGGTAGCGTGCAGAAAATTGACCGGGTACCGGATCATTTGAAACAGAAATATGCCACAGCTTTTGAAGTGGATGCGGGTTGGTTGATTGAAGCGGCTTCGCGCAGACAAAAATGGATTGATCAGGCACAATCATTAAACATCTATATGAAAGAGCCGTCAGGCAAGAAATTGGATGCCATTTATAAACTGGCATGGGTGAGAGGACTCAAAACCACTTATTATCTGCGTTCGCTGGGTGCAACTCAGGCAGAGAAAAGTGTCGATGAGAGAGGGGACAAGCAACAACAACTCGGATCGGTCGCACCGGCAGCGTGCTCGATATTGGATCCGGACTGTGAAGCCTGTCAATAGAGAGACCTATGTCTCGATTCGTATGACATGAAAAACATGACACTAAAACAGCATCATTGCGTTATAAATCTTGTTAATAATTGATTATTAACTGCGATTTAAGCCTTAGTCTGCTGCTCTATCGTCAGTTTTGTCAAAGTCATAGAATCGAACATAGCTCTCAAAATTTAAATTTTAAAAAATAAATACTATTACTATTCGGTAGCCTCTGATATGATGCTACGGATGTTTTGGCAACTTCGTGGGAGTGATAAATGTATAATTGGGATGATCCTTTAGGTCTTGGCAAAAAAGAAACCAAAGAACAGAAACAGGAAGTCAAAGCTGCTGAAAAGTTTGAATCTAAGCAGCAAAAAGAGAAACAACAACCGGTGGTTAATCACACTCCTGAAAACAAGGAGATTAATGCCCGTGTTGCGGTTGAACCTGTTCATGCCGAAGACAAAAGAGTCATCAATGGTCAAACTGACATCAACCAGTTAGCTCCTTTCAAATATCCTTGGGCTTGGAAATACTTCCTGAATGCCAACAAAAATCACTGGACACCGCTGGATATCAACATGACTAGCGATGTTCATGACTTTCATCACAAACTCAATGATGATGAACGCCATGTTTACACCAATGTTTTATCCTATCTGACAACCTCCGATGTCCTCGCTATGCGTAATATCGGCTTGGCGGTAATGGAAAAAATGTCAGCTCCTGAGTTGCAAATTTATCAGGCAAGACAGGTTTATGAAGAAGCCTTACATACCTGGACTTACCAACATTGCATCGAAACCATTGGTTTGGATCAAGGTGAAATCTATAATCGCTATCGCGTTGTCCCTGAAATCAACAAAAAAATTCAAATCGCCAATCGCAGACTGGATTCTGTTTTGCGTGTTGATATGGATTTAAGTAAAAAAGAAAACCTCCATGAATTTGTTATGGCCTATATTTTCTTTGCGGCCATTTTTGAAGGATGCTGGTTTTACAATGGCTTTTCACCTATATTCTCGCTACAAAGACGCGGTTTGATGAAAGGCACAGCCGAACAACTGCAATACATCATGCGTGATGAAGTCATGCATGCCAGTTTCGGAATTCGCGTGGTGAAACAAATCTTCGCCGAAAACGACATCACCCTCGATCCGAAAGAAGTCAAAGACATGTGGGAAGAAGCCGAAGCCGCCGAAATGGGTTATGCCAAATACATTTTGCGTCGTCCGATTTTAGGCTACTCTGCATCCGATCACAGTGAGCAATTCCGCTATATCGCTAACAGAAGAGCCAGAAGCCTTGGTCTGGAAGAACCATTCCCGGGAGCTGAATCACCACTCAACTGGTTGGACGAACAAGCTAACTTACGGAAAGAAAAGAACTTTTTTGAAACTAGAGTCACAGAGTACCAAACCGGCGGAGCATTAAGCTGGGATTGATGTTTGTCGTGAATTGCCAACAAGATTGGGATTTTTGCTAATGCGCAAATTTAAACAAAAAAAAGCCTGCCGAGAAGCAGGCTTTTTTGTATGGCTCTAAAATCAATGACTCCGACCCTATTGAATAAAACAGATGCCCAAGACATTGATACCTGGGAATCCTGGTCGATTAAATTTTATAAAGCCATCACCCGATACAATTAAAAATTTTCAAAACTTAACTGCTTTTGGAATGACTTTTGAAGTAACTGTTGCTGGTGGAGCAATATATTCTTATTTTGAAGAATTTTATTTTAAGTGATAAATGAGGTAAATATGAAAATCATCATTACAGTTTTTCTATTTCTATTTGTAGCTATCTGTTTTATTTCAATAAAATATAATAGCAATAAATTTAATTTAACCAAACGAAAAAAGTACCTAAACTTGGTTCTATTTCTCGTTATATTATCGACGGTTGTACCTTTTTTTATAACTTATAAGATTTTACCTGAGTCATTAAATCATCCACTAAATGGGTTGCTTTCTTTGATTGTAATCATTTTTGGATGGACATTGATTCCAAAGGGAAGATAAATCAATGGAGTCAGAGTCATTGATTATTATTTCCAATTCTCCAAAGTCTCTACAAAAACGCTTAAAAACTGATTGCATTGATGTGCATCGAGAACGCGATGATCGATGGTGAGTGTGACATAGCACATCGGTTTAATGGTGATAACATCTTCACCGGCTACTTCTTTGACAATCACTCTTTTTTCCATTTTGCCGATTCCAAGAATTGCGGATTGAGGTTGATTGATAATGATTGGTGTCGCAATTAATGAGCCACTGACGCCGTGATTGGAGATGGTGAATGTACCGTCTTGCACATCACTTGGTTTGAGTTTATTATTCCGAGCTTTATCAGTCATTTCAGTGAGGTTTCTTGAAATTATCAATAAGTCTTTGTTTTCACAGTTTTTTATGACTGGAACAATGAGTCCTTTATCTTCAAGGGCTGTTCCAATACCAATGTTGATATGATTAAAAATCTCGATGCTGTCTTTATGCAATTGTGAGTTGATTAACGGTTGTTGTTTGATTGCGGCAACAGATGCGGCGATGAAATAACTGGTGAATGTCAGATTTGCACCTTGTTGTTTAAAACTTTCCTTGTTGGCTTTTCGATGGGCGATAATGGATGACATATCCAGATTAAAAACTGAAGTGACATGAGGTGCAGTGTGAAGCAAACTTTCGACCATGTGGTCAGCAATGCTTTTGCGCATGTTGCTGATTGGAATATGCTTACTGGGTTTTAAATCGTTTTGATACTGAGGGTTTTTCAAATAAGCCTCAATATCCCGACTGGTGATCCGACCGTCTTTTCCTGTGCCTCTGACCAAATTCAAATCAATTGGATGTTGGCTGAGCAAACGACGGACAGAGGGGCTGATAAATAGGGATTTTTGAGAATAATCGAGCTTGTTATTTGATTCAATTGGCTCATCATTGATTGGTTGTTTTTCGGCAATTGACTCAATCGGAGTTTTTGGAGATGAGCTGGTTGCGGTGGTATTGTTTTGATCAATAATTCCTAAAATAGTTGAACCGGAGACCTCGTCACCGGAGTTGAGTTTGATTTCAACCAGCTTGCCAGTCGCCGGTGCGATGATTTCCATCATCACTTTGTCGGTTTCAATTTCCACGATGGGTTCATTCGCGGTCACAACATCACCAACCTGATAAAGCCATTGGCTGACCGTTGCTTTCGTGCCTTCGCGTTGCTCTTCACTGAGCGTAATGTTTACATTTGACATCAGGCTTGATCCAGATTTTTGATGGCTTGATGAATTTTCTCCGCTGTGGGAACAGCAGCGTTCATCAATCCGGGTTCGTGCGGATTGGCAATATCGGGCATTGTCAGTCTTTCAATCGGAGCATCCAGATAGTAAAAAGCCTCTTTTGCTAAAATTGCAGCAATTTCTGCACCGAAACCGGCTGATAAATTGTCTTCATGAACAATCAAAATACGATTGGTCTTTTTGACCGATTCAATCACCATCTCTTTATCCCAAGGCTTAATAGTACGCAGGTCAATCAAATCGACACCCAGTTTGGAATCTAAAACCGCTTGATGGCAACGTGAAACCATTCCTCCCCAAGTCACCAGTGTGAGGCGATCACCTTCGGTGATTTTCTTGCCTTTGCCAAACGGAATAATGTATTGATCTCCGGGATATTCACGGCGTGCCCAGATATCATCGAGCATTCGACGATGTTCAAAGAATATGGTCGGGTTGTTATCACGCAACGCATAGCGTAACAAGCCAACAGCATCTTCGGCATTGGATGGCATGGCAACTTGCCAACCGATTGCATGAACCCATTTGGCCTCGGCAGTTTGAGAATGCCAAGGATCGCCGCAACCGAAATATCCACCCGCCATCCGAACCACCATTGGTGCGGCGAAGCGATTGTTGGTTCTCCAACGCATGGAGCCAATATCGTTGAGTTGTTCTTCGGCCGGATCGGCATATTTGCGGAACTGAATTTCTGGTACGGGAAGTAATCCGGCAAGTGACATGCCAAGTGAGCGACCGATGATGCCTTCCTCAGATAAACTCGTGTCGAATACACGTTGCTTGCCGTATTTTTCCTGTAGCCCCAATGTCACCGCATGAACACCGCCTTTGGCTCCGACATCTTCGCCAAAAACAGACATTCTTTTGTTGTGTTGTAGTTCAAAATCAAGTGTTTTGCGAATCGCTGTCACCATGTTAATTCGACCCGGTTGAGCAATCACTTCCTGAGATGATGGGGGAAATAGGGGTTTGGAAAGATGAATTCCACCTTGTTTTTGCAAAATCATTTCGCCATTTTCGTCATATTCGCAGAACACATTTTTTGTGATATTATCAGGATTGGCAAAAGGCTTATTATCAGCTTTGATAAAGGCTTTATTGACGGTACTTTTGGCATTTTTTTGAATCTCATGCCATTTTTCTTCGGTTAATATCGAATTGGCCAGCAGGAATTTCTTCAACTTTGGAAGCGGATCATGTTGTTGTTCAAAGGTGATTCTTTGTGATGATTTATAGGCTTGAGTATCCTGTGCCGAGTGTCCGTTGAGTCGGGGAACTGTTAATCGCAATAAGACCGGTTTTCTTTCGTAACGAACAATAGAATGAGCCTGTGCGACCAATTCGCTGGCTTGTTGCGGATTGGTTCCATCACCACTGATAATGGTTAATCCTTTGAAACTTGCCAAATTGGCAGCAATATTTCCACCCGGAGTTTGAAATTCTGAAGGAACAGAAATTCCATAGCCATTGTCTTCAATATAAAAAAGCTGAGGAAGCTGTTGGGTGGTTGCTATTGTGAGTGCCGACCAAAAACCATTGGTTGCCACCGAACCATCACCACCTAAAACCAAACCGATGGCATCTTTCCAACGATTATCTTTTAAAACTTCAGTATGATATTTTGCAGCCTGAGCCCAACCCGAAACCGGAGTGTATTGAGCGCCAACTGCACCTGACATAGGAAAAATACAAGCACCGTCTGTTTTTGGATTATTGAAAACAACGCCAATATCACGACCATCTGAAAAACCACCTAGTTTCATCATTGATGCTTCTAATGCTTGTTGAGGTGGCAGTCCCATCGCCAAAAGCAAAGGTCGCGATCGGTAATAACCGGAAACCGCATCTCGTTGACCAATAATACACTGTCCGAGAATAATCTGTGCCAAATCATGTCCGCGTGCGGAAAATTGATAAAGAACCTTTTTGTTCTTAACTAAGGTGTATTCTTCCAGATCGTCCAGTTCTCTGGAGATAAAAAGTTTGAAAGCGATTTCTTCCCAGTTGAATTCAAATTTGGCTTCAATATTTTCTGCGGTATTCATGATGGTTTGGTAATTATTATAGACCTGATACATTATGCGATAGTTTTGCTGAAATGTGCTTGCTAAATAAACTCAAAATTTATACTATTAGGCAATAAAAAAGTAATATATGGTATAAATAAGAAATTAAATTTTAAAATTATGGATTTGCACGATATAAAAATTCTACAAGAGATTCAAAAAAATGGTCGTGTCAGTAACAAAGAACTTGCTGAGAAAGTAAATTTGTCACCGGCTCCATGCTGGCGCAGGATGAGTGCCTTAGAGGAACAAGGCGTGATAAAAAGCTATACAGCTTTACTCAATCACGAGAAAATTGGTTTGACAATCACCGCTTTTGCTCATGTGAGTCTGGAAAATCATCACACCGATACGGTGAGATCATTTGATAAGGCAATTTCTGAATGGGCTGAAATTCAAGAGTGTCATGCGACATCAGGATCCTATGACTATTTGCTGAAAATTGTCACGGTTGATATGAAAGCCTATAACAATTTTATGTATGAGAAATTACTTCGGCTGAAAGCGATACGTTCAGTCAATACCAGTTTCTCCATGATGCAGAAAAAGGTATCGACTGAATTGCCATTATCACATTTGTGATCAGATTGGTTTGATTTAGAAGTCGTAAACCAGATTGGCAGAAACTAAAGTATCAGTTTTTTTCTTACCTGCAGGAACATCGGTATTGTGACGATATTGATGAGCGAGTTTCACTTTGAATTTATCAGAAACCGTAAAAGCAAAACCGGCATCGTTTTGTAAAAACGTATTGTAATCAGTTGATTCCACCGTCAGTACATTCTCAAAGTTGGTGGTTTCAGTCACTTGTCTCATGTAGTCCAATTTCCCCAAAAAGACTGCACCGGTATTCTTTGAACGATCAATATCCAGAGCTTCTGTTTTATAGCCAACCCCTAACTCGGTAATTAAACGGCCTGTCTCGGTATCTTCAAATTTATGACCCCAACCAAAACCATTGGACATCACATAATCAAAGCCTGAGAAATTATCATTTTCATAACGCGATCCGTAGTAAATGTAATTTTTCTCATCAAATTTATAACCGGTTTTCGTTGTCAGTGTATAGCGCTCAGCAGTATCAACTCCATCGCTAGAAGCATTTAACAAGTCCAAGCCCATATCGCTCACCCATTTGCCGGTTTCCAGTTTAATTTTTAATCCGGCAGTGAGTGATTCAGAATCACTATTCCCTGAAGCTGAAGTAAATCCCAATTGTCCGGAACCTGACCATATACGGCTGCTTTCTTCTTCCCCTGCAAACGCACTTGTTGATAGTGCCAAAATCAAGGAAGTTGTAAGTCCAATTTTTTTCATGTTAGTCTCTCTAAATTATCCAAATCGGCAATATTAATGATAATTTCGCTGTATTTCAACCTTTTAACCTGATAGAAATCTTTTAAAATCAGTATAATAACGAACTTTTATTGAATTCATGGCTATGGCAGAAATAGGAAACCTATCACCTCAGCAGTTAATTGATGCAGAAGCACGAGGTGTGAAAATCATTGATATCCGAACAAGTCCTGAGTGGCAACAAACAGGAGTGATTAAGAGTGCAAATAAAATCACATTTTTTAATGCTTCCGGCACGCCAATGGTTGACTCTTTTATGTCTGAGTTTCAAAAAATTGTAAGTGATAAAAATCAGGAGTTTATATTGGTTTGTCGCTCCGGTGCCAGAACGGCTGCGGTAGCAAACTTTTTATCCGAACAATTGGGCTATTTGAATGTCTCACATTTAGCACATGGTATGAATTCTTGGTTAGCATCTAACTTACCGGTCGAATACTAAAAGAAAACCCGAAGGAAAATATTTATGAGTGGAAATACTGTAAACACACAATCTTCTTTTTTATCGAAATTATTCTGGTTGATTCCTAAATCTTTGGTCAAGGTGGCGAACTTTACCAGGCATATTTTATTGTTGCTTGTATTTGTGTTTATAGTCTCTTTTTTCATCGGTGATGATGGTATTGAATTGAAAGATAAAACAGCATTAGTGATTGCTCCTAAGGGTGTTGTTGTAAATCAATATACCGGAACACCATCAGAAAATTTCATTCGTGAATTACAAGGCACGGACGTTCCTGAAACGCAAATGCGTGATATTCTCAAAGCAATTAACTATGCAGCTTCAGATAATCGAATTAGCGTATTGGTGTTGAATCCGGATTATATTTGGGGTATTGGATTAGCAGATTTAAAGGAATTGGAAACGGCTGTAGATAATTTCAGAGAAAAATCAAACAAACCGGTGATTGCTATTGCCGAAGGAATGTCGCAGAATCAGTACTATTTTGCAAACTTAGCCGATGAAATCATTCTTGATCCTCGGGGAATGATGTTTTTTGAAGGATATGGAAATTACCGTAATTTTTTCAAAGATGGTTTGGATAAACTGGGCGTGGATGTTCACCTTTTTAGAGTCGGAGAATATAAAGCGGCTGCCGAACCTTTTATCCGAAATGATATGTCCCAAGAAGCCAAGGATGCTTCATTGCATTATATGAAAGACTTATGGGAAACCTATGTAAAGGGAGTTGCAAAGCATCGCAATATTTCAGTTGAGGATTTCAATTCGGTTGTGGAAAACCAAGCCTCCTTGCTCAAAAATGTGGAAGGAAATATGGCACAAATGTACAAAGATGCAGGAATGGTTGATCAGTTGATGAACAGCCATTTCAAGGGCAAATATCTGGCAGGGTTGTCCACATCTGAAAAAACTGAATCCGGTTTCAGAAATATAGGCATGCACGATTATTTGACAGTTGTCAAAAATGAAAACAGTAAAGTCAATGCGGATAAAATAGCTGTTGTTGTTGCCGAAGGAACTATTCTGGACGGCGAACAAGAACCCGGTGCTATCGGAGGAGTCAGTACCAGTCAGTTGTTGAGACAGGCGAGATTGAATCCTCAAGTCAAAGCAGTAGTTTTGCGAGTGAATTCCGGCGGTGGTTCCGTGTTTGCATCTGAACAAATTCGCAGAGAAATTGATGCTCTCAAGGTTGAGAGCAAACCTGTTGTCGTTTCTATGGGAAATGTTGCTGCTTCCGGAGGTTACTGGATTTCAATGACATCCGACAGAATTTTTGCCAGTGAGGCAACGATCACCGGCTCAATTGGTATTTTTGGCTTGTTTATGACGTACCCGAATACACTTGAAAAAATTGGGGTTCACACAGATGGAGTGGGAACATCATCTTGGGCAGGAGCTTTTCGAGCCGACAGAAAGTTGAATGAAGATTTGGCAGAATTGATTCAATCCAATATTGAATATGGTTATCAACAATTTATTTCTGCGGTTGCTATGTCACGAGGACTTGAGGTGGAGATGGTCGATACCATTGCCAGAGGCCGAGTTTGGACTGGCAGACAAGTTAAAGAGTTTGGTCTGATTGATGAAATTGGTGGATTGGATGATGCCATTCAATATGCGGCTGAAAAAGCCGGGATTGCCGATAAATATGATTTGGTTTGGGTTGAACAAGAGCTCAGTTCTCTCGATCAATTTCTAATGAGTGGTGTTGCAAAAGCAGCAAATTTCGCCGGGATAAAGTTATTCAACAATCAAACTCAGTCCATAGAAAAAATCATAGAACCCATGAAACCAGCGCTTAGTTTAGTTATGAACACAAAAAACGGAGTCCCCACTCCTTATGCTCATTGTTTCTGTGAAGTGAATATGAAGTAGGGCGATTTATTACTCTTCCTTGTTATCTCCTTTATTCAATATCAGTTGAATAATATTACAAAAATTACAAACTTAATGAAAAATATGACTATTTTGTAATTTTTGTAAAATGTTACAATATCCGCAGTTATCTATTGGTTGAAAAAATGTTCAATAAGTTGTTATTGCCATTGGTTTTGATTCTTCTGGGTCTTGTTTTCTGGTGGAGTCCGAACTTTAAAGACATTGCTGCAGGAGTTGCTATTCTTCTTTTTGGCATGTTGTCGCTGGAAAAAGGTTTTAAATCTCTGACCGAAGGTCCGTTGCAAAAACTGCTGTCAATGATGACCAACCGATACTACAAAAGTTTTCTTTTTGGCGTGATTTCAACTGCAATCCTGCAATCCAGTTCTTTAATTTCGGTGATTGCAATTTCCTTTCTTAGTGCCGGAATGGTTCAGCTATCCCAAGCAGTTGCAATCATCTTTGGTGCGAACGTCGGAACAACGGCAACGGCATGGTTAGTGGCATCTTTGGGATTGAAAATTAAAATTTCGGCTTTTGCAATGCCGATATTGGTTTTCGGTACACTTCTGGCCTTTCAAAAAAATAAATCACTTAAAGGCATTGGCAATGTTTTGGTCGGATTGGGATTTATATTTCTGGGAATCCACTTCATGAAACTGGGATTTGATGCTTATAAAGATGCAGTGGATATTACTCAATACTCAATGGATGGTGTTGACGGTTTGCTGGTTTATACCGGTTTGGGAATGCTAGCCACCATGATTTTACAATCCAGTAGCGCGACGATGGCGATTATATTGACCGCTTTAGCAGCCGGACAGGTGAGTTATGCCAACGCACTTGCTTTAGCAATTGGTGCCAATATCGGAACGACAATTACAGCAATAATTGGCTCAATTGCTTCGAATGCAGCCGGAAAGCGTCTGGCTGGAGCTCACTTGGTCTTTAATTTGGTAACCGGATTGATTGCATTAATCTTTATCAATCAGCTCGCTCAGTTAGTCAATTATATTGCTGTGCAGATGAACATTGCAGACACAAATTACACCATTAAACTCGCTATTTTCCATACCTTGTTTAATATGGTAGGGGTGATTGTAATGTTTCCCTTTATCAATTTACTTGTTAGATTCATGGAGAAAGTGATTAAGGATGAGAAAGCAGATGTCCTGGAACCCAAGTACTTGTCAATGGCTGCTATCGCTTTTCCTCAGTCAGCAATGTCAGCATTGATGAAAGAAACCAAGTTTTTATTCGATAATGTGTTTGAAATTGTGTCTCATGGTTTGGGATTACACCGTCGTGAAATTTTACGGAAAAAGTATGGAAAATTAAACTTGAAACCGATTCCACGAGTCGATATTGATGCCAGTTATTACAGAAACGTAAAA contains:
- a CDS encoding thiamine pyrophosphate-dependent enzyme, whose protein sequence is MNTAENIEAKFEFNWEEIAFKLFISRELDDLEEYTLVKNKKVLYQFSARGHDLAQIILGQCIIGQRDAVSGYYRSRPLLLAMGLPPQQALEASMMKLGGFSDGRDIGVVFNNPKTDGACIFPMSGAVGAQYTPVSGWAQAAKYHTEVLKDNRWKDAIGLVLGGDGSVATNGFWSALTIATTQQLPQLFYIEDNGYGISVPSEFQTPGGNIAANLASFKGLTIISGDGTNPQQASELVAQAHSIVRYERKPVLLRLTVPRLNGHSAQDTQAYKSSQRITFEQQHDPLPKLKKFLLANSILTEEKWHEIQKNAKSTVNKAFIKADNKPFANPDNITKNVFCEYDENGEMILQKQGGIHLSKPLFPPSSQEVIAQPGRINMVTAIRKTLDFELQHNKRMSVFGEDVGAKGGVHAVTLGLQEKYGKQRVFDTSLSEEGIIGRSLGMSLAGLLPVPEIQFRKYADPAEEQLNDIGSMRWRTNNRFAAPMVVRMAGGYFGCGDPWHSQTAEAKWVHAIGWQVAMPSNAEDAVGLLRYALRDNNPTIFFEHRRMLDDIWARREYPGDQYIIPFGKGKKITEGDRLTLVTWGGMVSRCHQAVLDSKLGVDLIDLRTIKPWDKEMVIESVKKTNRILIVHEDNLSAGFGAEIAAILAKEAFYYLDAPIERLTMPDIANPHEPGLMNAAVPTAEKIHQAIKNLDQA
- a CDS encoding ribonucleoside-diphosphate reductase subunit alpha; translated protein: MIEDKKSVQNDVKTSAPGEYRVIRRNGMITGFDKSKISVAMTKAFLAVEGGQAAASRRIREIVEKLTEDVVRGLFRNLDDGGTIHIEDIQDQVELALMRAGEHKVARDYVLYRAKQAEKREKNKAKSKKKSTGPAIHVIGNDGEKKLLDAGRLEVIISESVEGLAGVDKELILKDAYRNIFDGIAEKDLSSAIIMSARQHIEKDPNYSRVAARLLLDSLRKEALSFLYGEEREATQSQMVELYPSSFKKYIHKAVELELLSPELTNYDLDKLGQAIKPERDLNFTYLGFQTLYDRYFIHSGKNRIELPQSFFMRVSMGLAINEVDREERAIEFYNLLSSFDFMSSTPTLFNSGTLRPQLSSCYLTTVPDDLKGIFSAITDDALLSKYAGGLGNDWSRVRGLGARIKGTNGESQGVVPFLKVANDTAVAVNQGGKRKGAMCAYLESWHIDIEEFLDLRKNTGDDRRRTHDMNTANWIPDLFMERVAEEKSWTLFSPEEVPELHDLYGQKFREKYEEYEQKAQAGGVTNFRVIQAKDLWRKMLGMLFETGHPWLTFKDPCNIRSPQQHMGVVHSSNLCTEITLNTSDDEIAVCNLGSVNLPHHTTENGIDYEKLEKTVTTAMRMLDNVIDYNFYSVPQARRSNLRHRPVGIGLMGFQDALYKQQLAYTSEQAIQFADESMEAVSYYALSASSDLAAERGTYPSYEGSLWSQGILPIDSIDMLEKERGHFIQMDKSSTMDWDQLRKKIKKQGMRNSNTMAIAPTATISNISGVSQSIEPIYQNLFVKSNLSGEFTIVNPYLVQDFKDLDIWDDVMINDLKYFDGSVQKIDRVPDHLKQKYATAFEVDAGWLIEAASRRQKWIDQAQSLNIYMKEPSGKKLDAIYKLAWVRGLKTTYYLRSLGATQAEKSVDERGDKQQQLGSVAPAACSILDPDCEACQ
- a CDS encoding 2-oxo acid dehydrogenase subunit E2 produces the protein MSNVNITLSEEQREGTKATVSQWLYQVGDVVTANEPIVEIETDKVMMEIIAPATGKLVEIKLNSGDEVSGSTILGIIDQNNTTATSSSPKTPIESIAEKQPINDEPIESNNKLDYSQKSLFISPSVRRLLSQHPIDLNLVRGTGKDGRITSRDIEAYLKNPQYQNDLKPSKHIPISNMRKSIADHMVESLLHTAPHVTSVFNLDMSSIIAHRKANKESFKQQGANLTFTSYFIAASVAAIKQQPLINSQLHKDSIEIFNHINIGIGTALEDKGLIVPVIKNCENKDLLIISRNLTEMTDKARNNKLKPSDVQDGTFTISNHGVSGSLIATPIIINQPQSAILGIGKMEKRVIVKEVAGEDVITIKPMCYVTLTIDHRVLDAHQCNQFLSVFVETLENWK
- a CDS encoding ribonucleotide-diphosphate reductase subunit beta, encoding MYNWDDPLGLGKKETKEQKQEVKAAEKFESKQQKEKQQPVVNHTPENKEINARVAVEPVHAEDKRVINGQTDINQLAPFKYPWAWKYFLNANKNHWTPLDINMTSDVHDFHHKLNDDERHVYTNVLSYLTTSDVLAMRNIGLAVMEKMSAPELQIYQARQVYEEALHTWTYQHCIETIGLDQGEIYNRYRVVPEINKKIQIANRRLDSVLRVDMDLSKKENLHEFVMAYIFFAAIFEGCWFYNGFSPIFSLQRRGLMKGTAEQLQYIMRDEVMHASFGIRVVKQIFAENDITLDPKEVKDMWEEAEAAEMGYAKYILRRPILGYSASDHSEQFRYIANRRARSLGLEEPFPGAESPLNWLDEQANLRKEKNFFETRVTEYQTGGALSWD
- a CDS encoding Lrp/AsnC family transcriptional regulator, whose amino-acid sequence is MDLHDIKILQEIQKNGRVSNKELAEKVNLSPAPCWRRMSALEEQGVIKSYTALLNHEKIGLTITAFAHVSLENHHTDTVRSFDKAISEWAEIQECHATSGSYDYLLKIVTVDMKAYNNFMYEKLLRLKAIRSVNTSFSMMQKKVSTELPLSHL